A single Triticum dicoccoides isolate Atlit2015 ecotype Zavitan chromosome 2A, WEW_v2.0, whole genome shotgun sequence DNA region contains:
- the LOC119354471 gene encoding uncharacterized protein LOC119354471 isoform X1, with amino-acid sequence MSPLLHVHIMSVLSGLSNFNPSSPLSIQKKSSPFQVVVAAMWQSPLSCFGTIAGLPRLRPHTTVVQQKKNTLSHETNENMREKGGEGRRGSGSGSQAMPMARRSSGRGGGGPGVEVTMVMELAAAKDNVIIINRPDQAGLGCNLYINISSSTFASPAPLPSTALPHLGSLSPGQPTRVSFRPQRNNLVANIIRSPFASRPEQTNNCKGFNLMCCTTRYIYAETI; translated from the exons ATGAGCCCTTTGCTCCATGTCCATATAATGAGCGTGCTCTCGGGTCTCTCAAATTTCAATCCATCGAGCCCTCTCTCCATCCAGAAAAAATCCAGTCCTTTCCAGGTGGTTGTGGCGGCTATGTGGCAATCGCCTCTCTCCTGCTTCGGAACGATCGCCGGTCTGCCTCGGCTCCGGCCTCACACCACCGTCGTCCAGCAAAAGAAAAATACACTCAGCCATGAAACCAACGAGAACATGCGAGAGAAGgggggggaggggaggagaggatctGGGTCGGGATCCCAGGCGATGCCGATGGCGAGGAGATcttcggggcgcggcggcggcgggccgggGGTGGAGGTCACGATGGTGATGGAGCTGGCGGCGGCGAAAGACAACGTAATCATCATCAACCGCCCCGACCAAGCTGGCCTCGGCTGCAACCTCTACATCAACATCTCGAGTTCGACCTTCGCATCTCCCGCACCG TTGCCTTCGACAGCTCTCCCGCACCTTGGTTCGCTCTCGCCCGGACAACCGACCCGGGTCTCCTTTCGGCCACAGAGGAACAACCTGGTAGCGAATATTATTAGGAGTCCTTTTGCTTCAAGACCTGAACAGACCAACAATTGCAAGGGCTTCAATCTGATGTGTTGTACCACACG TTACATTTATGCGGAAACTATCTGA
- the LOC119354471 gene encoding uncharacterized protein LOC119354471 isoform X2, with the protein MSPLLHVHIMSVLSGLSNFNPSSPLSIQKKSSPFQVVVAAMWQSPLSCFGTIAGLPRLRPHTTVVQQKKNTLSHETNENMREKGGEGRRGSGSGSQAMPMARRSSGRGGGGPGVEVTMVMELAAAKDNVIIINRPDQAGLGCNLYINISSSTFASPAPLPSTALPHLGSLSPGQPTRVSFRPQRNNLVANIIRSPFASRPEQTNNCKGFNLMCCTTRNQ; encoded by the exons ATGAGCCCTTTGCTCCATGTCCATATAATGAGCGTGCTCTCGGGTCTCTCAAATTTCAATCCATCGAGCCCTCTCTCCATCCAGAAAAAATCCAGTCCTTTCCAGGTGGTTGTGGCGGCTATGTGGCAATCGCCTCTCTCCTGCTTCGGAACGATCGCCGGTCTGCCTCGGCTCCGGCCTCACACCACCGTCGTCCAGCAAAAGAAAAATACACTCAGCCATGAAACCAACGAGAACATGCGAGAGAAGgggggggaggggaggagaggatctGGGTCGGGATCCCAGGCGATGCCGATGGCGAGGAGATcttcggggcgcggcggcggcgggccgggGGTGGAGGTCACGATGGTGATGGAGCTGGCGGCGGCGAAAGACAACGTAATCATCATCAACCGCCCCGACCAAGCTGGCCTCGGCTGCAACCTCTACATCAACATCTCGAGTTCGACCTTCGCATCTCCCGCACCG TTGCCTTCGACAGCTCTCCCGCACCTTGGTTCGCTCTCGCCCGGACAACCGACCCGGGTCTCCTTTCGGCCACAGAGGAACAACCTGGTAGCGAATATTATTAGGAGTCCTTTTGCTTCAAGACCTGAACAGACCAACAATTGCAAGGGCTTCAATCTGATGTGTTGTACCACACG CAATCAATAA